A window of Aequoribacter fuscus genomic DNA:
GTCCTACCCATTAGAAATTCTAAAGATAAGTAGCTCACGCGCTTGGGCTCTTCCCGGCGATAACGCTCGCGCGTTTCGCGCCAGCGGCTCACGAGCTGATCGCGCACCGCGAGCGCCATCGATTGATACAGATAATGACGACTGTAGTTCGTATCGCCGCGCCCCAAGGTCAAATCAAAGTGGCGTTTGAGGTCTTGTTTTAAATCCAGTGCTGAAGGTTTCGAAGTAGCCATTGTTTAGTCCATCGTATTCTTTAATCAATAGTCGAGTGGCTAGCCGCATTAGGCAACCACCATAGCTGTAGAGTTTTCGGGGTAATTTGTGTCAGCCCGCGGCGAGTTCGCACACTGGGCTCGTGGGAGTTTAATAAACATTGCCAGTCACCAGTCCGCGGCAACTGGGCACTCGATAATTCGTTGGAGGCGTTGATGACAAAACACAGCTCGCCGCCATCAAGATCAGGCAGCGTGCACTGCAAGCCATGTAAATGCGGCTGGTGCCACTCAGCATCTGTTAATACCTTTCCGTCTAATGTATACCAACACCAGTCGTCATGATGATAACTGTCTTGTCGCAAGGCCTTGAAGCGTTTTCGGCACGCAATAACATCCCTCACCCACTGCTGCATATCCCGTTCTGCGTCACTCCAATCCCAGCTCAACCAAGTCGTTTCGTTGTCTTGGCAGTACGCATTGTTGTTGCCATTCTGTGTATTCAAACGCTCATCGCCCGCCAAAAGCATCGGGACACCTTGCGCTAACAAGGTCGTCGCTAACAGATTGCGAACATGACGTCGCCGCTGTTCGATAATCTGTGGGTTATCAGTCGCACCCTCGACACCATAATTCAACGACAAATTGTGACGATGACCATCGCGGTTGTTTTCTAAATTCGCGAGGTTATCTGGCTCGGCATAAGAGACGAGATCGAGTGCGGTAAAGCCATCGTGGCTGGTCACAAAATTCACCGATCCGCTCGAGTTTCGCCGAGAGCTTTCAAAAACCTCCGCTGAACCGTGCAAGGCCTGAGCGAAGGCAGAGGCCGAGGCAGGATCACCTCGCCAGAATGCTCGCACCGAATCGCGAAAGCGGTCGTTCCACTCTGAAAAATAGCGCGGAAAGCCACCCAACTGATACCCCGAGGGCCCGATATCCCAGGGCTCTGCAACCCAAACACCCGAGCGCAGCACAGGGTCCTGGGCAATGGCTACCAACAGTGGGTGGTCCGTATTAAACCCGTGCCGATCACGCCCCATCACCGTCGCCAAATCAAAACGGCAACCCGCGACACCAATATCCGTCAACCAGTATCTGAGCGCGTCACACGCCAACTGCACCACTCGGGGATGTGCAAAATTTAAGGTATTACCGCAGCCGGTGTGGTTGTCGTAAGCACACGAGTCAAGGTTTAGTGTGTAGTACGCGCGATTATCCAACCCGCGCCAACTTAGCGTTGAGCCCTCGGCATCACCCTCTGCAGTATGGTTAAACACCATGTCGACCAGAACGTCGATGCCGGCTTCACGCAAGGTCCTGACCGCCTGCGTAAGCTCTGCCTTGGCGACACTCGGTTCGCTGGCGTAGCCTTGATGCACCGCAAAAAAGCTGTAGGGGTTATATCCCCAATAATTGCGTAACCCTTTGGCTGTCAAAAATGGTTCATCCGCAAAGCACTGTACTGGCATCAACTCTAAAGTGTTTACGCCCAAATGTTGCAGATAGGCAATACTGGCTGGGTGGGCTAAGCCAGCGTAGGTGCCACGCAAGGCC
This region includes:
- the glgX gene encoding glycogen debranching protein GlgX; this encodes MLNVATFGHCLAGGALSMTGALSIESGNPLQLGAVWCSDGLNVAVFSDDASAVEVEFFDATGHVSQARVKLVRHVSGVWCAKLNNVPQNWTYIYRAHGARDQSSGLWFDQNKALLDPYAQEFTCDLVIAPEHLSIHEFETADSTPKCRFQSPPNASISAASMPMLMTDRIIYEAHVKGFTCKNPDLPEALRGTYAGLAHPASIAYLQHLGVNTLELMPVQCFADEPFLTAKGLRNYWGYNPYSFFAVHQGYASEPSVAKAELTQAVRTLREAGIDVLVDMVFNHTAEGDAEGSTLSWRGLDNRAYYTLNLDSCAYDNHTGCGNTLNFAHPRVVQLACDALRYWLTDIGVAGCRFDLATVMGRDRHGFNTDHPLLVAIAQDPVLRSGVWVAEPWDIGPSGYQLGGFPRYFSEWNDRFRDSVRAFWRGDPASASAFAQALHGSAEVFESSRRNSSGSVNFVTSHDGFTALDLVSYAEPDNLANLENNRDGHRHNLSLNYGVEGATDNPQIIEQRRRHVRNLLATTLLAQGVPMLLAGDERLNTQNGNNNAYCQDNETTWLSWDWSDAERDMQQWVRDVIACRKRFKALRQDSYHHDDWCWYTLDGKVLTDAEWHQPHLHGLQCTLPDLDGGELCFVINASNELSSAQLPRTGDWQCLLNSHEPSVRTRRGLTQITPKTLQLWWLPNAASHSTID